From a single Waddliaceae bacterium genomic region:
- a CDS encoding Do family serine endopeptidase: protein MFLSRAIKKIVLLPLFVMMAIMISPLHAISMTSDLPINNIFSEVANKTTPAVVYITAELIASPYNQQQQQPAAPPLDLFEQFFGPRNPGMQQQQQQQQQQKQYSQGSGFLVSVDGYILTNNHVIANTQNIVVTLVDGNEYDAEVIGTDPSTDLAVIKISDEDKEFPFLTLGNSDILSIGEWVLAIGNPLGFQTSVSAGIVSAKNRGNLNLSSYEDFIQTDAAINMGNSGGPLVNLDGKVVGINAGLASNNGGYIGIGFAIPSTMAKTVMMQLIETGTVSHGFLGASLQNVTNDLAEAFDLEAVKGAIIADIVKDGAADKSGVERGDIVLEYDDIIVENMNTFRNAIGLMEPGTETLLTIKREGKIIEVPVIIGAHPDNIASEAISASVTQKIGLIVEPLDDDAAQKLGYIDEEGTVVTSVRPQSPADIAGIRPGALIISVNHKKVNDPEEFEKALSDNDSDKALILVKQGPMTLYITLKTK from the coding sequence ATGTTTTTATCACGTGCAATAAAAAAGATCGTATTACTTCCACTGTTTGTAATGATGGCGATAATGATATCGCCGCTCCATGCTATCAGCATGACATCCGACCTTCCTATCAACAATATTTTCTCTGAGGTTGCCAACAAGACGACCCCTGCTGTTGTATACATCACTGCTGAGCTCATCGCCAGCCCCTACAATCAGCAGCAGCAGCAACCTGCCGCCCCCCCTCTCGATTTATTCGAGCAATTCTTCGGCCCACGCAATCCTGGTATGCAACAGCAGCAGCAACAGCAACAGCAGCAAAAACAATATAGCCAAGGTTCTGGTTTCCTTGTCAGTGTCGATGGTTATATCCTCACCAACAACCATGTCATTGCCAACACGCAGAACATCGTCGTCACTCTTGTCGACGGCAACGAATACGATGCTGAAGTTATTGGCACAGACCCTTCTACCGACCTTGCTGTGATAAAGATTTCTGACGAAGACAAAGAGTTCCCCTTCTTAACTCTCGGAAATTCCGACATCTTATCTATTGGCGAGTGGGTATTAGCTATCGGCAACCCTTTGGGTTTTCAGACGTCTGTATCAGCGGGAATTGTCAGCGCCAAAAACCGCGGCAATCTAAATCTTTCCAGCTATGAAGACTTCATACAAACCGATGCTGCCATCAATATGGGTAATTCCGGCGGTCCTCTTGTGAATCTCGACGGCAAAGTCGTAGGCATCAATGCTGGTCTTGCCAGCAACAATGGTGGTTATATAGGTATAGGCTTTGCTATCCCTAGTACTATGGCCAAGACTGTGATGATGCAGCTCATCGAGACTGGCACCGTAAGCCATGGGTTTTTAGGAGCTTCGCTGCAGAACGTCACCAACGACCTCGCCGAAGCCTTCGACCTTGAAGCTGTAAAAGGTGCTATCATCGCCGATATCGTAAAAGACGGCGCTGCCGACAAGTCTGGCGTAGAGCGCGGCGATATTGTTCTGGAATATGATGATATCATCGTAGAGAACATGAACACTTTCCGCAATGCCATCGGCCTTATGGAGCCTGGAACAGAGACTCTTCTCACTATAAAACGTGAAGGCAAGATAATTGAGGTTCCTGTAATCATCGGTGCACACCCAGATAATATTGCTTCCGAAGCTATTTCTGCTTCTGTAACACAGAAGATCGGTCTTATCGTCGAGCCTCTCGATGACGATGCTGCACAAAAGCTTGGATATATTGATGAAGAAGGCACCGTTGTCACAAGCGTACGTCCACAGAGCCCTGCCGACATTGCCGGCATACGCCCTGGCGCGCTGATAATATCTGTTAACCACAAAAAAGTTAATGACCCTGAAGAGTTCGAGAAAGCTCTCTCGGACAATGACAGTGACAAGGCTTTAATCCTCGTGAAGCAAGGGCCTATGACGTTGTATATAACGCTGAAGACAAAATAA
- the sucD gene encoding succinate--CoA ligase subunit alpha gives MAILVDKDTKVITQGITGKAGTFHTQQCMEYGTTFVGGVTPGKGGQEVLGLPVFNTVAEARDATGCDATLIMVPAPFAAKAILEAEAAGIELIVCITEGIPVRDMLEVGMIMRESKSRLIGPNCPGIITPGECKIGIMPGYIHKKGNVGVISRSGTLTYEAVWQLTHLELGQSTCIGIGGDPLNGTSFLDALAMFEEDPETEAIMMIGEIGGNAEENAAMWIQEQCSKPVAAFIAGMTAPPGKRMGHAGAIISGGKGAAADKVAALEKAGVVVAKTPTDMGDAMVQAIKAAL, from the coding sequence ATGGCAATACTTGTCGACAAAGATACAAAAGTAATAACACAAGGAATAACGGGAAAGGCTGGGACGTTCCACACGCAGCAGTGTATGGAGTATGGCACCACTTTCGTCGGGGGCGTCACTCCTGGGAAAGGTGGACAAGAAGTGCTAGGGCTTCCTGTTTTTAATACCGTTGCCGAAGCTCGTGATGCTACAGGGTGCGATGCCACACTAATAATGGTTCCTGCGCCTTTCGCGGCAAAAGCAATACTCGAAGCCGAAGCTGCAGGGATAGAACTCATAGTATGTATAACGGAAGGAATTCCAGTAAGAGATATGCTCGAAGTCGGGATGATTATGCGCGAAAGCAAATCACGGCTTATAGGCCCCAACTGCCCAGGAATCATCACTCCCGGAGAGTGTAAGATAGGGATAATGCCGGGATATATCCATAAAAAAGGCAACGTCGGCGTGATATCACGGTCGGGGACGCTTACATACGAAGCAGTATGGCAGCTTACACACCTAGAACTCGGACAGTCGACGTGTATAGGTATCGGTGGTGATCCACTGAACGGCACTTCATTCCTCGACGCCCTTGCGATGTTCGAAGAAGACCCCGAAACTGAAGCTATAATGATGATAGGGGAGATTGGCGGCAACGCAGAAGAAAACGCCGCCATGTGGATACAGGAACAGTGTAGCAAACCAGTAGCGGCATTCATCGCAGGGATGACAGCACCTCCAGGGAAACGTATGGGCCATGCAGGAGCAATAATATCTGGAGGGAAAGGCGCCGCAGCCGACAAGGTCGCGGCACTTGAAAAAGCTGGCGTCGTCGTAGCAAAAACTCCTACTGATATGGGCGATGCTATGGTTCAGGCAATAAAGGCGGCGCTATGA